One part of the Phycisphaerae bacterium genome encodes these proteins:
- a CDS encoding inorganic phosphate transporter has protein sequence MFTAYIIFIIAVALIFDFCNGLNDAANSIATIVGTRVLTPRIAVLWAAFFNFIAAFFFGTEVASTIGKGLIAPGFADAHLIFAALVAAIVWTWVCTQKGLPISVSHALIGSLIGAALVKGGFSALTWSTVARVAIFIVIAPIMGFVFGWVLMVMQLWICRNRRPHNVDTVYRVLQLASAAVYSLSHGLNDAQKTMGIIVALLMSVPAMAHTAHQSGNPNEVAWWIILSCHAAIALGTYLGGWKVVKTLGHRVTKLEPIGGFAAETSGGLTIIAASVFGIPVSTTHTITGAIFGVGVTKRLSSVRWSVGIDILTAWILTLPMSAAFAAATYYVLRLIVSFVS, from the coding sequence ATGTTTACCGCATACATCATCTTCATCATCGCCGTTGCGCTCATTTTCGATTTCTGCAACGGACTGAATGATGCCGCGAACTCGATCGCCACGATTGTCGGCACGCGCGTGCTGACACCGCGTATCGCGGTCCTGTGGGCCGCATTCTTCAACTTTATTGCAGCGTTCTTTTTCGGGACGGAAGTGGCATCGACCATCGGCAAGGGATTGATCGCTCCCGGGTTTGCGGACGCGCACCTTATATTCGCGGCGCTGGTCGCGGCGATCGTCTGGACCTGGGTTTGCACGCAGAAGGGCCTGCCGATCAGCGTGTCGCACGCATTGATCGGATCATTGATCGGGGCGGCCCTCGTCAAGGGCGGCTTCTCGGCGCTGACGTGGTCGACGGTAGCGCGAGTCGCAATCTTCATCGTCATTGCGCCGATCATGGGTTTTGTGTTCGGCTGGGTTCTGATGGTGATGCAACTGTGGATCTGCCGAAATCGACGACCGCACAATGTTGATACGGTGTACCGCGTTTTGCAACTGGCATCGGCGGCGGTGTACAGCCTGAGTCATGGATTGAACGACGCGCAGAAGACGATGGGAATTATCGTTGCGCTGCTCATGAGCGTGCCGGCCATGGCGCACACAGCGCATCAGTCCGGCAATCCCAATGAAGTCGCGTGGTGGATCATCCTGAGCTGTCATGCGGCGATCGCGCTGGGAACCTACCTTGGCGGGTGGAAAGTCGTGAAAACGCTGGGACACCGTGTGACGAAGTTGGAGCCGATTGGCGGCTTCGCGGCGGAAACAAGTGGCGGATTGACGATCATTGCGGCATCGGTGTTTGGCATTCCCGTCAGCACGACTCATACAATTACGGGCGCGATCTTCGGTGTCGGCGTGACGAAGCGATTGTCCTCAGTTCGATGGAGTGTCGGCATCGACATTCTGACCGCGTGGATTCTGACGCTCCCCATGTCGGCAGCCTTTGCCGCGGCGACCTATTACGTATTGCGGTTGATCGTGTCGTTCGTCTCATAG
- a CDS encoding DUF47 family protein, with the protein MFSIIPRDNAFFLLFEKAAGTMSDATQAYCDMVNDMANYTRRLERIRELEHEGDDNIRITLEKLDRTFITPFDRDDIYRLMKRIDDVIDCVDASAKRFQYYRITKSSPWLLRQCDVLRRSGLVVAKAVPMLRNMKNSETIRHTLLEVHMLEKEGDDHHHSAIAELYDTSPDFAAVMKWKEIYDLTEKAIDRCEDIANVMHGIVLKNT; encoded by the coding sequence AGCATCATCCCGCGCGATAACGCGTTTTTCCTGCTGTTCGAGAAGGCGGCCGGAACCATGTCGGATGCGACGCAGGCCTATTGCGACATGGTTAACGACATGGCGAACTACACTCGCCGGCTGGAGCGAATTCGCGAACTCGAACATGAGGGCGACGACAATATTCGCATCACGCTTGAGAAACTCGACCGGACTTTCATTACGCCGTTCGATCGCGACGACATCTATCGGCTGATGAAGCGGATCGACGACGTCATCGATTGTGTCGATGCCTCGGCGAAGCGCTTTCAGTACTATCGGATCACGAAGTCATCGCCCTGGCTGCTGCGACAATGCGACGTGCTGAGGCGTTCGGGGCTTGTTGTCGCCAAGGCAGTCCCGATGCTCCGAAACATGAAGAACTCCGAGACGATCCGGCACACGTTGCTGGAAGTTCACATGCTCGAGAAAGAGGGTGACGATCACCATCATTCGGCCATCGCGGAGCTGTATGACACCTCACCCGATTTCGCGGCGGTGATGAAGTGGAAAGAGATCTACGATCTGACGGAGAAGGCGATCGATCGGTGTGAAGACATCGCGAATGTCATGCACGGCATTGTCCTGAAGAATACCTGA